CATCGTGCCCCCATTCCTTGCAGACATCATCAATCGATTCGATGATTAACAGGGGGCGAAATCTCCGGATGGTGTCGGTAGCACCATCGAGAAACTGCATTTCAGCCCCCTCAACATCCAGCTTGATCAGATCGATTTGCTCGATACGAGCAGCAGCGACCACATGGTCGAGGGTGTCGAGCCGCACCTGAATCGCCTTGAAGCGGCTCCGCGAATCGTTCGGGCGGCGCAGGCTGGCCGTGGTGCGCACACCGCTGACGGGCACGTGGAAGGTCACCTCTCCGGAGCGGTCGGCCAGGGCCAGGGGCTCGACGCGGAGGCGACCAAGGCCATTGAGGCAGGCATGCCAACGGAGGCGCCGGGCATCGGAAGGGTTCGGTTCGAAGGCCACCACTCGCCCGTTCGGACCACTCCTGCGGGCGGCGACCAGGGCATAGAGCCCATGGTGGGCGCCCACATCGAGCACGGTCATCCCCGGTCTCACGAAGCGCCACAGGAAGCGCAGCTCGTTGACATCCCAACCCCAGAGGTCATGGTTGAGCAGACCCTTAGACGCATCGAAGAAGGGCATCACCTTGGTCCACACCAGGCGGGTGAACAGCTCGTTCCGCCAACGCAGCGTGTAGACGACTGGAAGGAAGGGGAGCTTGGAGAGAGCGAAGCGGAGCTTGCAGCTCAGGCGGGTCAGCACAGGGGAATGGCGATGGTCAGAAGCTCAAGAAAAGACCCGTTCACGGGTGATCGCCTCAGCATCGGCAACGGTGCGTAGGCAATTGCTTCGCTCGACAATCTCCCGGCAGGTGGCCTCCATGGTGAAGTAGGCCGGCACGACCTCCACCAGGCGGCGCTGCATGGCGCGGATGTGCTCGGGGGAGAGCGCCGCCAGCCGATCCGGCAGTTCATCCATGGCATCGATCGGCAGGCTGATGGCGAATTCACTCCAATCAAGGCGGTCCTGGAAGGGAAGCCATTCGCGGTCGTCCCAGATGTAGATGGGGATCGAGCCCAGGGCCATCGCTTCGTAGAGACGGAAGCTGGCACGCCCGAGGCCCCGGGGACAGAGCGAAAAGGTGGAGCGGGCCATCCCATCACGCCAGTGGGGCCCCCTGCCGAAGAAGGCGAGATCCTTGAGTGCCGCATGCATCCTGGAGCGCACCTGGTTGAAGTCGCTTGGCCCTTCAAGAGATCCGAAAAACGAAACGGCGATGTCACGCTCGCCTTTGGCAGGTCTCGAGATGGAGCCAGGAAGGAGGGGAATCGGCAGGTCGCCTCCTCCATTCGCACTGAACACCACGACATTGCATGGGAAGGCATGCCAGTCCCAGATTGGAAAGTCATACATGCCCAGCACCGTGAAGTAGGGCTTGCTGGGATCCAGACCTGCCAGCGTCTCCTTCAGGGCCCGCTGGGTGCGCTCGAACCGGGAGGGCGTGTATTTGTGGGACTGGACCTGAAAGAAGAAGGGATCGAAGAAGATCGGCAGGTAGGTGGCCGCCGATCGGGCTCCGTTTCGCAGCCAGTGCTCGAAGAAGTACGACTCGATCCAGGGGCCCCGCAGGGCGCCGTAGCGGTAAGGGGGCGGCTGCAGGAGGGCGGGCACGTCGACCATCCCGCCAACCCAGTCCAATGACTTCTGGCGCTTGAGGGCAGCGAGCTGGCGGCGGTAGCGCCAGCACTGCACCCGGAACAGGGCCGCGCGCAGCCGGTGCTTGATCGGTTCAGCCGCCAGCCGCGCCCGGTAGCCCTCGGCGTAGGAACGGTTGGCGCCCTGGTTGGCGTCGTCATCAGGCCGGGGGGCGCTCACGGGTGAGTCTTCGCACCTTCAGCGGCTCCTGGAGCCAGGGCATCCTCCACCGCATCGAGCAGGCGAGCCTGCTCCAGCTCCCAGTTCAACCGTTCTTGCCCCAGTCGAAACGCCGCCAGCCTGGCCTGCGCCAAGGGGGCGCCCTCGTCTCCCCAGATAGCGTCGATGGCGGAGGCCAGGGAGCGGGGATTCTCCGTGGCGAACAGCCGCACCGACTCCCCTGCGGACTCGGCATAGCTCCGATGGGCGGGGATGTCGCTGATCAGAGCCGGAACCCCGGCCAGTACATAAGTAAAAAGCTTGTTGGCGAGGGCAATGCGGTGATTGGGGGTGGCTCCAGTTTCGGCCACCAGGCCCAGGTCGTAGGAGGCAGCCAGCCGCTCCATCTGCGGCGGCGGGGCAGGCGGGAGGAGGTGGACCCGATCCTCCACATCCTCAGCACGCGCCAAAGAGGCCAGGCGCTGGCGGTAGCCATCACTGATAAAGCCCCGAAGATAGAGGTGAGGCCGACACTCAGCCAGAGCAATAGAGCGAACAGCACACTCCAAGCCGCGATCGGGGCCAATGGTCTGGGAGAACCAATAGAGCGAGGGACCCGGTATTGCATTGCCCCTTGGGGTAGGGCCCTCAGGAGCGTGGGCTAAGGGAGAAACGTTTCGCAGCACTACTGGCAGCGTAATTCCGTAAGTATTAGCGTAAGCCGTTGCAATGCCCTGTGAAGAAGCGGTGATGAACGTGCAGCCAGGCAGATAGCGAGCTTCGAGCCGGTGCAACAACTGCCGTTGGATGTCGTAGGCTGGCTCTTCAGGAAAATCACCAAGATGAAAATCTTCGGCATCAAAGGCATAGCAGGCCCCATGGGCCCGGGCAGCCAGCGCCGCTGCAGGGAGGGCCGCCGGGTAGTGGGCTATATAGAGGTCAGCGTGAACACTCTGGGCTGCACGAATGAGTTCGGGACAGGCCGGATGCCAAGCGCGTAAAACCAAGGTCTGAGGTTCGATCTCTAGGCGGTAAAGCACCTTCGCAAGCTCTTGACGTAGACGCTGATACCAACGTATCAACCACGGGGCCAAGGAACCGAACCTTACTCTGGCTACCACTTGCCAAGAGCGTTGCGAGTAGGAAAGGATCTCATTGGCATAAGGTGGGAAGGAGTGCCCAATTATCACCAGAACTCGGTAACCAGCACCCGCGAGAGCATCGGCCTCTTTGATCAGCCGCGGATTGCTGCTGAGATGGCCGGGGCTAATCAGGCAAATTTTCACAGATTACAGCCACAAGGATTGCTAGAGTCGTTCACGGCATCGCCATAAATATCTTAAACAATTAATCTTTACTTTTATCACCAGGGATATCTTTTAGGAACAGAATAAAGCAGAGCCACTGCCTTCATGATAAGCTCTCTCTGCACGCCAATAACTTTTGCCAGCGATGGGCCTTAAGGCAAAAAGGCTATCATACTAATCATGAAACAATCTGAGACCTAAAGGCCAATACAAGAGCCAAAGCTTTAAGATACAGAGCCTCAACATATGAAATTCCGAAAAGAAGAATTAGGCCAAAAGACAATGGAATTAAGCTGTGACTCTTTTCAAGATTTACAGGATAG
Above is a genomic segment from Cyanobium sp. ATX 6F1 containing:
- a CDS encoding exostosin family protein; translation: MSAPRPDDDANQGANRSYAEGYRARLAAEPIKHRLRAALFRVQCWRYRRQLAALKRQKSLDWVGGMVDVPALLQPPPYRYGALRGPWIESYFFEHWLRNGARSAATYLPIFFDPFFFQVQSHKYTPSRFERTQRALKETLAGLDPSKPYFTVLGMYDFPIWDWHAFPCNVVVFSANGGGDLPIPLLPGSISRPAKGERDIAVSFFGSLEGPSDFNQVRSRMHAALKDLAFFGRGPHWRDGMARSTFSLCPRGLGRASFRLYEAMALGSIPIYIWDDREWLPFQDRLDWSEFAISLPIDAMDELPDRLAALSPEHIRAMQRRLVEVVPAYFTMEATCREIVERSNCLRTVADAEAITRERVFS
- a CDS encoding glycosyltransferase, which codes for MEDRVHLLPPAPPPQMERLAASYDLGLVAETGATPNHRIALANKLFTYVLAGVPALISDIPAHRSYAESAGESVRLFATENPRSLASAIDAIWGDEGAPLAQARLAAFRLGQERLNWELEQARLLDAVEDALAPGAAEGAKTHP
- a CDS encoding FkbM family methyltransferase; this translates as MPFFDASKGLLNHDLWGWDVNELRFLWRFVRPGMTVLDVGAHHGLYALVAARRSGPNGRVVAFEPNPSDARRLRWHACLNGLGRLRVEPLALADRSGEVTFHVPVSGVRTTASLRRPNDSRSRFKAIQVRLDTLDHVVAAARIEQIDLIKLDVEGAEMQFLDGATDTIRRFRPLLIIESIDDVCKEWGHDGRQLLLRVQNDLGYRLFSFTDEGYLLFHEVGEVYPLISRCNYLACPVDDLGRIGNFVFI